Proteins co-encoded in one Opitutus terrae PB90-1 genomic window:
- a CDS encoding Minf_1886 family protein — MQDPDFAEIVGLICKEDPRYDRKAYEFVRLGLDHTVKELRKKESSRGGRSRHVSGPELLEGLRVYALDQFGPLAKTVLNSWGVRRCQDFGEIVFNLIEYNVFSKTDSDRREDFADIYTFEDAFVKPFRPARSPHGPSSTEAVEST, encoded by the coding sequence ATGCAAGACCCGGACTTCGCCGAGATCGTCGGCCTCATCTGCAAAGAGGATCCGCGATACGATCGCAAAGCCTACGAATTTGTGCGCCTCGGCCTGGACCACACCGTCAAGGAGTTGAGGAAGAAGGAAAGCTCGCGGGGTGGCCGCTCGCGCCACGTGTCCGGACCGGAGCTACTCGAGGGCCTGCGCGTCTACGCGCTCGATCAGTTCGGTCCACTCGCCAAAACAGTGCTTAACTCCTGGGGTGTTCGCCGGTGCCAGGATTTCGGCGAGATCGTCTTCAATTTGATCGAGTATAATGTCTTCAGCAAAACCGACAGCGACCGGCGCGAAGACTTCGCAGACATCTACACCTTTGAAGACGCGTTCGTGAAACCTTTTCGCCCGGCGCGTTCGCCCCACGGACCCTCCAGCACCGAGGCCGTGGAATCCACCTGA
- a CDS encoding superoxide dismutase, translated as MNSLNADGWSRRDALKAIGTGAALVGLSGLSLRGFAAEPAAVGGGASGAATAAGAALPQPFTLPQLGYGYDALEPHIDARTMEIHHTKHHQAYINNANKALAEYPHLRTRTAAELLRDLPALPEKVRTTLRNNVGGHANHTFFWEVLSPQGGGEPGSELATALNKAFGSLDAFRTQFTEAAMKRFGSGWAWLSVKDGTLQVHSTANQDSPLIEGARPVLGIDVWEHAYYLHYQNRRADYVKAFWNVVNWNQVATNYRAALG; from the coding sequence ATGAACTCGTTGAATGCGGATGGATGGTCGCGGCGCGATGCACTCAAGGCGATCGGAACGGGAGCGGCGCTGGTCGGATTGAGTGGTCTGTCGTTGCGGGGCTTCGCGGCGGAACCGGCGGCCGTCGGCGGCGGCGCCAGCGGAGCAGCGACTGCGGCGGGCGCGGCGTTGCCGCAGCCGTTCACGCTGCCGCAGCTGGGCTACGGCTATGACGCATTGGAGCCGCACATCGACGCCCGCACGATGGAGATTCACCATACCAAGCACCATCAGGCCTACATCAACAACGCGAACAAGGCCCTGGCTGAGTATCCGCATCTGCGGACGCGCACGGCGGCGGAGTTGCTGCGGGATCTGCCGGCGCTGCCGGAGAAAGTTCGCACGACTCTGCGCAACAACGTCGGAGGGCATGCGAACCACACGTTCTTCTGGGAGGTCCTCTCGCCCCAAGGCGGCGGCGAACCGGGCTCGGAGCTGGCGACGGCGCTGAACAAGGCGTTCGGCTCATTGGACGCGTTCAGGACCCAGTTCACCGAGGCGGCGATGAAACGATTTGGCAGTGGCTGGGCGTGGTTGAGCGTGAAGGACGGCACGTTGCAGGTGCACTCCACCGCAAACCAGGATTCGCCGTTGATCGAAGGCGCGCGGCCGGTGCTGGGGATCGACGTGTGGGAGCACGCTTACTATCTGCACTACCAGAACCGCCGGGCCGACTATGTGAAGGCATTCTGGAACGTGGTGAATTGGAACCAAGTCGCGACCAACTATCGCGCCGCGCTGGGCTGA
- a CDS encoding Fur family transcriptional regulator, with protein sequence MIATNQSNSPSDAKSNAAKGQSPLNVACARLKAAGLRITQPRIAILAALIKRGQPTTIEQIHADLESGSCDLVTVYRCLSAFEDIGLVRRSFYHNGTSLYAINLGETHPYHVICKETNQVQAIDLETTAELRKNVQAIEELLKARGYNNVTHVVEFFGLAPQAGTATK encoded by the coding sequence ATGATTGCAACGAACCAGTCCAACTCACCGTCCGACGCCAAGTCCAACGCGGCGAAGGGCCAGTCTCCTCTCAACGTGGCCTGCGCGCGGCTCAAAGCCGCAGGATTGCGCATCACGCAACCCCGCATCGCCATCCTGGCCGCTCTGATCAAGCGTGGCCAGCCCACGACCATCGAACAGATTCATGCCGACCTTGAAAGCGGCTCATGCGACTTGGTGACGGTTTACCGCTGCCTGAGCGCCTTCGAGGACATCGGTCTCGTGCGGCGTTCGTTCTACCACAATGGAACGAGCCTCTACGCGATCAACCTCGGCGAAACCCATCCGTATCACGTTATCTGCAAGGAAACCAACCAAGTGCAGGCGATCGATCTCGAGACGACCGCCGAGCTGCGGAAAAACGTGCAGGCGATCGAAGAGCTCCTGAAGGCGCGCGGCTATAACAACGTCACGCATGTCGTCGAGTTCTTCGGTCTGGCGCCGCAAGCCGGCACCGCGACCAAGTAA
- a CDS encoding hydroxypyruvate isomerase family protein, producing MPPGLTRRQAVLSLASLAAASSLPALGRAATATTPETAPATSAGPGFRHSVCRWCYNKIPLEELARAAKEIGLHSVELLGPDEWPVVQRHGLTCAMANGTTTIPRGLNRLEHHADYVPSMIERIRAVAAAGLPNVIVFSGNRDGMPDEQGLENCAIALKQLVGEAEKQRVTICMELLNSKVNHKDYMCDHTAWGAELVRRVSSERFKLLYDIYHMQIMEGDVIRTIQENHAFIGHYHTGGNPGRNEIDETQELYYPAIMRAIKATGFTGFVAQEFIPKRDPLTSLRDAVQRCSV from the coding sequence ATGCCCCCCGGCCTCACCCGGCGCCAAGCCGTCCTGTCCCTCGCCAGTCTCGCCGCCGCCAGTTCCCTCCCTGCACTCGGCCGCGCCGCGACCGCGACCACGCCGGAAACCGCGCCGGCTACGAGTGCGGGTCCCGGCTTTCGCCATTCCGTCTGCCGCTGGTGCTACAACAAAATCCCGCTGGAAGAACTCGCGCGCGCCGCGAAGGAGATCGGGCTGCATTCCGTCGAGCTGCTCGGCCCCGACGAGTGGCCCGTCGTGCAGCGGCACGGGCTTACCTGCGCGATGGCGAACGGCACCACCACGATTCCGCGCGGCCTCAACCGGCTCGAGCACCACGCCGACTACGTCCCCTCGATGATCGAACGGATCCGCGCCGTCGCCGCGGCGGGCCTGCCGAACGTAATCGTGTTTTCCGGCAATCGCGACGGCATGCCGGACGAACAGGGCTTGGAGAACTGCGCCATCGCGCTCAAGCAGCTCGTCGGTGAAGCGGAAAAACAGCGCGTCACGATCTGCATGGAGCTGCTCAACTCGAAGGTGAACCACAAGGACTACATGTGCGATCACACCGCCTGGGGGGCGGAACTCGTGCGGCGCGTGAGCTCCGAGCGGTTCAAGCTGCTCTATGACATCTACCACATGCAGATCATGGAGGGCGACGTGATCCGCACGATTCAGGAGAACCACGCGTTCATCGGTCACTACCACACCGGCGGCAATCCGGGGCGCAACGAAATCGACGAGACGCAGGAGCTCTACTACCCGGCGATCATGCGCGCGATCAAGGCGACCGGCTTTACGGGGTTCGTGGCGCAGGAGTTCATTCCGAAGCGCGATCCGCTCACCTCGCTGCGCGACGCCGTGCAACGCTGCTCCGTGTAA
- a CDS encoding NAD(+)/NADH kinase: MKPIRKLAFVTNNDKQGAPELTRELIEAARRMDIRVKQTTRFPLPKNYLRGFDACCVIGGDGTLLGVARESAHQQVPIIGVNRGSLGFLTTFSADEARAHFCDVLRGGYRVQHRSLLQCSTGPDSHDLALNDVLIKNEVNSRLVQLEVRADGELVTNYTCDGLIFSTPTGSTAYNLSAGGPLIHPDAAVIAMTPICPHTLSNRSIIFRETVCLRVFNRSHLSRLLVAMDGQRDLKVGVGSPIEITISKLKLPLAQRVDYSHFSVVRTKLSWSGALGEELRHRS, from the coding sequence ATGAAGCCCATCCGCAAGCTCGCGTTCGTGACCAACAACGACAAACAAGGTGCGCCCGAACTTACGCGTGAGTTGATCGAGGCCGCGCGCCGGATGGACATCCGCGTCAAGCAGACCACGAGATTTCCGCTACCGAAAAATTACCTGCGCGGCTTCGACGCGTGCTGCGTCATCGGCGGGGACGGCACGCTGCTCGGCGTGGCGCGCGAATCGGCCCACCAGCAGGTGCCGATCATCGGAGTCAACCGCGGCAGCCTCGGCTTTCTCACCACGTTCTCGGCGGACGAGGCCCGCGCACACTTCTGTGACGTCCTGCGCGGCGGCTACCGCGTGCAGCACCGTTCGTTGCTGCAGTGCTCCACCGGCCCGGATTCGCACGACCTCGCGCTCAACGACGTGCTGATCAAAAACGAGGTCAACTCGCGGCTGGTGCAGCTCGAGGTGCGCGCCGACGGCGAACTCGTCACCAACTACACTTGCGATGGCCTGATCTTTTCCACGCCGACCGGCTCGACGGCCTACAATCTTTCCGCGGGCGGGCCGTTGATTCACCCGGATGCGGCCGTGATTGCGATGACGCCGATCTGCCCGCACACGTTGAGCAACCGCTCCATCATTTTCCGCGAAACCGTGTGCCTGCGGGTCTTCAACCGCTCGCACTTGTCGCGGCTGCTCGTCGCGATGGACGGCCAGCGCGATCTCAAGGTCGGCGTCGGCTCGCCCATCGAGATCACGATCTCGAAGCTCAAGCTCCCGCTCGCGCAGCGCGTCGACTACTCGCACTTCTCCGTCGTGCGCACGAAACTCTCGTGGAGCGGCGCTCTTGGCGAAGAACTTCGGCACCGAAGCTAA
- a CDS encoding TonB-dependent receptor plug domain-containing protein produces MKSSSSASFDNTSRRALRLLALLGGAASLVATAFASSSPPAAAAVGAARPMALAPAPDDPGAELKPIQLDPYIVEAKAERSWRARESDGYARQEAVGNLDLMRTADDALPFTILEREQVFRSGAVTLDEFLRRELLDAVAGSSSGQKVSASSFSSLTADSTTLQLRGFGADETVILINGRRLPESVTSGANSQPQAANVNFIPLSLVERVEILPVSASALYSGNPVGGVVNIVLRRDVELTEVTASTTNALSGFDAPQSMASFLHAKTLLGGALRLRLSATFTDVMPPSESELGYIQAQLRAQPDTARMYRATPNVRSANGAPLSGPGSSSRTSVAPGADGTGGRGAFANRAGQASRELFDAPGGAAFSPNSVDFPYGQRQHSTSYYASAAYDVNSWLQVGVDAMLSRTEINRGLDVFPADLKMARNLPANPFGEPLIVSLNEIAPLLGDQYSRAQRELSSVVLGVLVRLPAEWSVSLDSQRARNRTRYRGLTGVDPNRWQSLVDQSLYNPLRDTQRYGPPGEFYDQALIYAGGRGRTVAVGDYGTWDSALRVTNRSLWFPTGSAAINLGGDFRLTELDPYTDEQRFGDGVYAAVPVRWRGRTLQRLSGFGELQAPLLPARWLPRAVRGLDFDLAARYTIADTTQETNLAPTGGLKIGFRGGWALRGSIATTNRLPTPFMSQKARDAGLRTSSVGAAQYVPIYDPLRGERYGIRASDAVNPNLRPESAMTRTVGVIYERGGVHRVRAATDFVDTQKSGELIYLDAQNVLNLEPLFPERVVRAPLEADDTHTAGYVTQVLRGNFNLAWRHSQNVNASFDYAWTACRGGTLDLYWRWVALRRYDRQLLPHSRTIDALHEPDSASPELLPNRMNFGGGWPNRSYGFRLDGRFFDARTLPSTEWRSQGASEIEPYYQFDASVQKELAGWWPWRSLRTSLQAQLRVNNVFGAEPPRYANDPSGAGVQSYSDWRGPTYSLSLRASF; encoded by the coding sequence GTGAAATCCTCCTCTTCCGCTTCGTTCGACAACACCTCCCGTCGCGCTTTGCGCCTCCTCGCCCTGCTCGGAGGCGCCGCCTCGCTGGTCGCGACCGCGTTCGCCAGCTCTTCCCCTCCGGCCGCAGCTGCCGTCGGTGCCGCGCGCCCGATGGCGTTGGCGCCGGCACCGGATGATCCCGGGGCCGAGCTGAAGCCGATTCAGCTCGATCCTTACATCGTCGAAGCCAAGGCGGAGCGATCCTGGCGCGCGCGGGAGTCGGACGGCTACGCGCGTCAGGAGGCGGTGGGCAACCTTGACCTGATGCGAACCGCCGACGATGCGCTGCCGTTCACCATTCTCGAGCGCGAACAAGTTTTCCGGAGCGGCGCGGTGACGCTCGATGAATTCCTGCGCCGCGAACTCCTCGACGCGGTCGCGGGCAGCTCGTCGGGACAGAAGGTGAGCGCCAGCAGCTTCAGCAGCCTCACTGCGGACAGTACCACGCTGCAGCTCCGCGGCTTCGGGGCGGATGAAACGGTGATTCTCATCAACGGCCGCCGGTTGCCGGAGAGCGTCACGAGCGGCGCGAATTCGCAGCCGCAAGCGGCGAACGTGAACTTCATTCCGTTGAGTTTGGTGGAGCGCGTCGAGATCCTGCCGGTGTCCGCGTCCGCGCTCTACAGCGGCAATCCCGTGGGCGGCGTGGTCAACATTGTGCTGCGCCGTGACGTCGAGTTGACGGAGGTCACGGCGAGCACCACGAACGCGCTAAGCGGCTTCGACGCGCCGCAGTCGATGGCGTCCTTTCTCCACGCCAAGACTCTGCTCGGCGGCGCGCTGCGGCTGCGGTTGAGTGCCACGTTCACGGACGTGATGCCGCCGAGCGAATCCGAGTTGGGCTACATTCAGGCCCAGCTCCGTGCGCAACCGGACACCGCGCGGATGTATCGCGCCACGCCGAACGTTCGCAGCGCCAATGGCGCGCCGCTCTCTGGCCCGGGCAGCAGTTCCCGGACTTCGGTGGCGCCGGGAGCAGACGGCACCGGCGGCCGCGGCGCGTTCGCGAACCGCGCGGGACAGGCCAGTCGCGAGTTGTTCGATGCTCCCGGAGGCGCAGCGTTTTCACCCAACAGCGTCGATTTCCCCTACGGCCAGCGGCAACACTCGACCAGTTACTACGCCTCGGCGGCCTATGATGTGAATTCGTGGCTGCAGGTGGGGGTGGACGCGATGTTGTCGCGGACCGAGATCAACCGCGGGTTGGATGTTTTCCCGGCGGATTTGAAGATGGCGCGCAACCTGCCCGCGAATCCGTTCGGCGAGCCGCTGATTGTTTCCCTCAACGAAATCGCGCCGCTGCTCGGTGATCAGTACAGCCGCGCGCAGCGCGAACTCTCGTCGGTCGTGCTGGGCGTTCTGGTCCGGCTGCCGGCCGAGTGGAGCGTGTCGCTCGATTCGCAGCGGGCGCGCAACCGCACGCGCTATCGCGGGCTCACCGGTGTGGATCCGAACCGCTGGCAAAGTCTCGTGGACCAGTCGCTCTACAATCCGCTGCGTGACACCCAGCGCTATGGCCCGCCCGGCGAGTTCTATGATCAGGCGTTGATCTACGCCGGCGGTCGGGGCCGGACGGTGGCGGTCGGCGACTACGGCACCTGGGACAGCGCGTTGCGCGTGACGAACCGCTCGCTCTGGTTTCCCACCGGAAGCGCGGCGATCAATTTGGGCGGCGATTTCCGGCTGACGGAGCTCGATCCCTACACCGACGAGCAGCGGTTTGGCGACGGCGTCTATGCTGCGGTGCCGGTGCGCTGGCGGGGGCGCACGCTGCAGCGACTGAGCGGTTTTGGGGAATTGCAGGCTCCGCTGCTGCCCGCGCGCTGGTTGCCGCGGGCGGTGCGCGGCCTCGATTTCGACCTGGCCGCGCGGTATACGATCGCGGATACGACGCAGGAAACGAATCTCGCCCCGACCGGCGGGTTGAAGATCGGGTTTCGCGGCGGCTGGGCGTTGCGCGGCTCGATCGCGACGACGAACCGACTGCCGACGCCGTTCATGAGCCAGAAGGCGCGCGACGCCGGCTTGCGGACGAGCAGCGTGGGCGCTGCGCAATACGTGCCGATCTATGACCCGCTGCGCGGAGAGCGTTACGGGATTCGCGCCAGCGACGCGGTGAACCCCAACCTGCGGCCGGAGTCGGCGATGACGCGCACGGTCGGCGTGATCTACGAGCGGGGCGGCGTGCATCGCGTGCGCGCGGCGACGGATTTCGTGGACACCCAGAAATCGGGCGAGCTGATCTATCTCGACGCCCAAAACGTGCTGAATCTCGAGCCCCTGTTTCCGGAGCGGGTGGTCCGCGCTCCGCTCGAAGCGGACGACACGCACACCGCGGGCTACGTGACCCAGGTGCTGCGCGGCAATTTCAACCTGGCGTGGCGGCATTCGCAGAATGTGAATGCGTCGTTCGACTACGCCTGGACGGCGTGTCGCGGCGGCACACTGGACCTCTACTGGCGCTGGGTGGCCCTGCGACGCTACGACCGGCAGTTGCTGCCGCATTCGCGCACGATCGATGCGCTGCACGAGCCGGACAGTGCCTCGCCGGAGCTGTTGCCGAACCGGATGAACTTCGGCGGCGGCTGGCCCAATCGCAGCTATGGCTTTCGGCTGGACGGTCGGTTTTTCGACGCCCGAACGCTGCCGTCGACGGAGTGGCGCAGTCAGGGCGCGTCGGAGATCGAGCCATATTATCAGTTCGACGCGAGCGTGCAAAAGGAGCTCGCCGGGTGGTGGCCGTGGAGGAGCCTGCGCACGAGCCTGCAAGCGCAGCTTCGGGTGAACAACGTCTTCGGAGCGGAGCCGCCGCGTTACGCCAATGATCCGTCAGGCGCCGGTGTGCAGTCTTACAGCGACTGGCGCGGGCCGACCTATTCCCTCTCGCTGCGCGCGAGCTTTTAG
- a CDS encoding TlyA family RNA methyltransferase, whose protein sequence is MSAPKKIRLDELLVLRELAESRAQAKALIMSGRVLHGTERLEKPGKEYSTEIELIVEQPPRFVSRGGEKLSAALAHFALDLHGAHVLDVGASTGGFTDCALQAGAADVVCVDVGRAQLHARLRADPRVTNLEKINARFLTAADLPRSEFDAIVMDLSFISLTAVLPAVWPLLRGDGTLIALVKPQFEAGKSEVDKGRGVIRDPVVQEATLARVREFALTNLPAAQLIGTVDSPITGADGNREFLLGLRKRPGSDTDRT, encoded by the coding sequence ATGAGCGCACCGAAAAAAATTCGGCTGGACGAACTGCTCGTGCTCCGCGAGCTCGCCGAATCGCGCGCCCAAGCAAAGGCGTTGATCATGAGCGGCCGGGTGTTGCATGGCACCGAGCGACTCGAAAAGCCCGGCAAGGAATATTCCACTGAGATCGAGCTGATCGTCGAACAGCCGCCGCGCTTCGTCTCGCGTGGCGGCGAAAAGCTGTCGGCCGCGCTCGCACATTTCGCGTTGGATCTGCACGGCGCCCATGTGCTCGACGTCGGTGCGTCGACCGGCGGCTTCACCGACTGCGCGCTGCAGGCCGGCGCTGCGGACGTGGTGTGCGTCGACGTCGGCCGCGCGCAGTTGCACGCGCGGCTCCGCGCCGATCCGCGCGTGACCAATCTGGAAAAAATCAATGCGCGGTTCCTCACCGCCGCCGATCTGCCCCGGAGCGAGTTCGACGCGATCGTGATGGACCTCTCCTTCATCTCGCTCACTGCGGTGCTGCCGGCCGTATGGCCGCTGTTGCGCGGCGACGGCACACTGATCGCGCTGGTGAAGCCGCAGTTTGAGGCGGGCAAGTCCGAAGTCGACAAGGGCCGCGGGGTGATCCGCGATCCCGTCGTACAGGAGGCCACCCTCGCCCGCGTTCGCGAATTTGCCCTGACAAACCTGCCCGCCGCGCAGCTCATCGGCACCGTCGACTCGCCCATTACCGGCGCCGACGGCAATCGCGAGTTTCTGCTCGGCCTGCGCAAGCGCCCGGGCTCAGACACGGATCGCACCTGA
- a CDS encoding Fpg/Nei family DNA glycosylase — translation MPELAEVEFFRKRWDHAARGRRVTAVRLHPHAKIFRGTSPSTLRHALTGAVLESSDAAAKQMLFRFSDEIWLGVHLGMSGELRVEPAGCPAGRHDHLVLDTAKHALVFNDPRMFGRVLLHRGAEPPVWWTKIAPPILSAAFTPAAVREFLHRRGRAPIKAVLLMQERFPGIGNWMADEILWRAGIHPRTAAGSLTEAQSKTLWREARHVCRMALDTIAGRGRSLPRDLNVNIPDTWLFHHRWQPGGRCPRTGVLLERAEIGGRTTCWSPARQPAPPRAPRPRPAARS, via the coding sequence ATGCCCGAGCTCGCCGAAGTCGAGTTTTTCCGGAAGCGCTGGGACCACGCTGCGCGCGGCCGTCGCGTTACGGCCGTGCGGCTGCATCCGCACGCCAAAATCTTCCGCGGCACGAGTCCCTCCACCCTGCGTCATGCGCTGACCGGCGCCGTGCTGGAGTCGTCCGACGCGGCAGCGAAGCAAATGCTCTTTCGGTTTTCGGACGAGATCTGGCTCGGCGTTCATCTCGGCATGAGCGGAGAGCTGCGCGTCGAGCCGGCCGGTTGCCCGGCGGGCAGGCACGATCACCTCGTGCTCGACACGGCCAAGCATGCGCTGGTGTTCAACGATCCGCGGATGTTCGGCCGCGTGCTGCTACACCGCGGTGCAGAACCGCCGGTTTGGTGGACGAAGATCGCGCCGCCGATTTTGTCGGCGGCTTTCACGCCTGCAGCCGTGCGGGAGTTTCTGCATCGCCGTGGTCGTGCGCCGATCAAGGCCGTGCTGTTGATGCAGGAACGTTTTCCGGGAATCGGCAACTGGATGGCCGACGAGATTCTCTGGCGCGCCGGAATCCATCCGCGCACGGCGGCGGGTTCGCTCACCGAAGCCCAAAGCAAAACGCTGTGGCGCGAGGCGCGGCACGTCTGCCGGATGGCACTCGACACGATCGCCGGCCGTGGCCGCAGCCTGCCCCGCGACCTCAACGTGAATATTCCTGACACCTGGTTGTTTCACCACCGCTGGCAGCCCGGCGGTCGCTGCCCGCGTACCGGCGTGCTGCTGGAGCGCGCCGAGATCGGCGGGCGGACCACATGCTGGTCGCCGGCACGCCAGCCCGCGCCGCCCCGCGCACCCCGTCCGCGCCCCGCCGCCAGGTCATGA
- a CDS encoding M16 family metallopeptidase, whose translation MPTSAAAADFRLLEPFWREPVERTVLPNGLTLLLKPDRSAALASVQVWVKTGSIHEGEQLGAGLSHYLEHMLFKGTERRAGRDLSATVQAHGGYINAYTTFDRTVYYIDLPSEHTAVAIDLLADAVLNSTLPADECAKEKEVILREIAMTKDDPDNRVWETLFAAAFREHPYRQPIIGHRDVFSAVTREDLWRYYRTRYVPNNLVVIVVGDIDIAATRAAVEQHFGAAPRARLAPVLVPTEPLQLGTRSEHRFEDVEITRAVLAWPVPGLTHEDAPVLDLLAGVLGGGDSSLLWQAIREQAKLVHSIDASSWNPGSSGLFCVSFTADPEKRLAAITAIERALARYAQRGFTAAQLKKAVRQLVVSEINTRKTMSGQASRLGAAEVVVGDLDHSRTYFQQLSQATPRDLQRALIRYLVPSRLTSISLNPTAAAPKASAGAGEPETPPDFTEVKLPNGARLLLQPDRRLPNLHLRLLMQAGPLFEPAGKRGATALLATMLTKDTRMRSAADVAEFIESVGGAFHAVAGNNSAGLAAEVLPPDVDRALSVLGQAMLAPAFKRATLALERDAQIASLQQDDDDVVTLARKRLRERFFGEHPLAFDSHGNQAGVKALTRSDLIALHAQLAVGPNVVLAVAGDFEPRKLLPKLKAFLTRLPRRAAPVIPGLSASLPAMTGEFIEQQPREQAVVLQAFPGPRANAEDFYVGEMADELFSGMASRLFERVREEKGLAYFVRSARVTGLNAGMFYFFAGTQPGKEAEVLAEIDAEIARVAAGEVEPAELARCQARLKAARRQGLQTNGARAMQAALNALQGQPINDWKNYDGRIDAVAIADLAAFAARYFRRELRTQLVVRP comes from the coding sequence ATGCCCACCTCCGCTGCCGCCGCTGATTTCCGTTTGCTCGAGCCGTTCTGGCGCGAGCCGGTCGAACGCACCGTGCTGCCAAACGGGCTCACGCTGCTGCTCAAGCCCGACCGCTCGGCCGCGCTCGCCTCGGTGCAGGTCTGGGTGAAAACCGGCAGCATTCACGAGGGCGAGCAACTCGGCGCAGGTCTGTCGCACTATCTCGAGCACATGCTGTTCAAGGGCACGGAGCGGCGCGCCGGGCGCGACCTCTCAGCCACGGTGCAGGCGCACGGCGGCTACATCAATGCCTACACGACCTTCGATCGCACGGTTTACTACATCGATCTGCCAAGCGAACACACCGCGGTCGCGATCGATTTGCTCGCCGACGCCGTGTTGAATTCCACCCTGCCGGCGGACGAGTGTGCGAAAGAGAAGGAGGTCATCCTCCGCGAGATCGCGATGACGAAGGACGACCCCGACAACCGCGTCTGGGAAACGCTGTTCGCCGCCGCGTTTCGGGAGCATCCGTACCGACAGCCGATCATCGGCCACCGTGATGTGTTCTCGGCGGTGACGCGCGAGGACTTGTGGCGCTACTATCGCACGCGCTACGTGCCCAACAATCTTGTGGTGATCGTGGTCGGCGACATCGATATCGCGGCAACGCGGGCCGCCGTCGAACAGCACTTCGGGGCCGCGCCGCGCGCACGGCTGGCGCCAGTGCTCGTGCCGACGGAGCCGTTGCAGCTGGGCACACGCAGCGAACATCGTTTCGAGGACGTGGAGATCACGCGGGCCGTGCTGGCCTGGCCGGTCCCGGGCCTCACGCACGAGGACGCGCCGGTGCTCGATCTGCTCGCCGGCGTGCTGGGCGGCGGCGACAGCTCGCTGCTGTGGCAGGCGATTCGCGAGCAGGCGAAACTCGTCCACTCGATCGACGCCTCGAGTTGGAATCCGGGCTCGAGCGGACTGTTCTGCGTCTCGTTCACCGCCGATCCCGAGAAGCGGCTGGCCGCGATCACGGCGATCGAGCGGGCGCTCGCGCGGTATGCGCAGCGAGGGTTCACGGCGGCGCAGCTGAAAAAAGCGGTGCGGCAGCTCGTCGTCAGCGAGATCAACACGCGCAAGACGATGAGCGGGCAGGCGTCCCGCCTCGGCGCGGCCGAAGTTGTCGTGGGCGATCTCGATCACAGCCGAACTTATTTTCAACAGCTCAGCCAAGCGACGCCTCGGGATCTGCAGCGGGCATTGATTCGCTACCTGGTGCCGTCGCGGCTCACGTCGATTTCGCTCAATCCCACCGCCGCGGCGCCCAAGGCGAGCGCGGGCGCCGGCGAACCAGAGACGCCGCCGGATTTCACGGAGGTGAAGTTGCCCAATGGCGCGCGGCTGTTGCTGCAGCCGGACCGGCGGCTGCCGAATCTGCACCTCCGGCTGCTGATGCAGGCGGGCCCGCTCTTCGAGCCGGCGGGCAAACGCGGCGCCACGGCGCTGCTGGCGACGATGCTTACCAAGGACACCCGGATGCGCTCGGCGGCCGACGTGGCGGAGTTCATCGAGTCGGTGGGCGGGGCGTTCCACGCGGTCGCGGGCAACAACAGCGCGGGGCTCGCGGCGGAAGTCCTGCCGCCGGATGTTGATCGCGCGTTGTCCGTGCTCGGGCAGGCGATGTTGGCCCCGGCCTTCAAGCGGGCGACGCTCGCGCTCGAGCGCGACGCGCAGATCGCCTCGCTGCAGCAGGACGACGATGACGTGGTGACCCTCGCGCGAAAACGCCTGCGCGAGCGGTTTTTTGGCGAGCATCCCCTGGCCTTCGATTCGCATGGCAACCAAGCCGGCGTGAAAGCGCTGACGCGGTCAGACCTGATCGCGCTGCACGCGCAGCTGGCCGTGGGGCCGAACGTCGTGCTGGCGGTGGCAGGTGATTTCGAGCCGAGGAAACTGCTGCCGAAGTTGAAAGCGTTTCTGACGCGTCTGCCCCGACGAGCCGCACCCGTGATTCCCGGGTTGTCGGCCAGCCTGCCAGCGATGACGGGCGAATTCATCGAACAGCAGCCGCGCGAGCAGGCGGTGGTGCTGCAGGCCTTCCCCGGCCCGCGCGCGAATGCCGAGGATTTTTACGTCGGCGAGATGGCGGACGAACTGTTCAGCGGCATGGCCTCGCGGCTGTTTGAACGCGTGCGGGAGGAAAAGGGCCTCGCATATTTCGTGCGGTCTGCGCGGGTGACCGGCCTCAACGCGGGCATGTTCTATTTTTTTGCCGGGACGCAGCCGGGCAAGGAGGCGGAGGTGTTGGCGGAAATCGACGCGGAGATCGCGCGCGTGGCGGCGGGAGAGGTGGAACCGGCGGAACTGGCGCGCTGCCAGGCGCGGCTGAAAGCGGCGCGCCGGCAGGGCCTGCAGACGAACGGGGCCCGCGCGATGCAAGCGGCGCTGAATGCGTTGCAAGGGCAGCCGATCAACGACTGGAAAAACTACGACGGCCGCATCGATGCGGTGGCGATCGCGGATCTCGCGGCCTTCGCCGCGCGGTATTTCCGGCGCGAATTGCGCACGCAGCTCGTCGTCCGGCCTTGA